Proteins found in one Papio anubis isolate 15944 chromosome 13, Panubis1.0, whole genome shotgun sequence genomic segment:
- the LOC103878113 gene encoding LOW QUALITY PROTEIN: putative uncharacterized protein GSN-AS1 (The sequence of the model RefSeq protein was modified relative to this genomic sequence to represent the inferred CDS: deleted 1 base in 1 codon): protein MTHPLPHDSHASGAPPLVNKSGDLANGPPFFSPLQSLWEEFLHLLFMGTLFFYRRATKALRGKATLLKSHSKQAAQPGWEPGIRALSPVPASSPQDHSRLTSLSRAGKEQRRTLSLIGKTSGTPTESTAATVAASTTEVPSRLPWAARAGFNRRTGVCIALPT, encoded by the exons ATGACTCATCCG CTTCCCCATGACTCACACGCCTCGGGTGCTCCTCCTCTGGTCAACAAGTCTGGAGACTTGGCAAATGGACCCCCATTTTTCTCACCTCTCCAAAGCCTCTGGGAAGAATTCCTGCACCTCCTCTTTATGGGGACTCTATTCTTCTACAGAAGAGCCACCAAGGCCTTGAGAGGGAAAGCCACTctcctaaagtcacacagcaagcagGCAGCACAGCCAGGGTGGGAGCCAGGCATCCGGGCACTGAGCCcagtccctgcctcctccccacaaGATCACTCTCGCCTGACCTCCCTCTCAAGGGCAGGAAAGGAGCAGAGACGCACTCTGAGCCTTATTGGGAAGACCTCAGGGACTCCCACTGAATCCACTGCGGCTACAGTGGCTGCTTCCACCACTGAAGTCCCCTCCAGGCTTCCCTGGGCAGCCAGGGCGGGGTTTAACAGGAGGACAGGTGTCTGCATTGCTCTACCTACCTAA